Proteins from a single region of Puntigrus tetrazona isolate hp1 chromosome 2, ASM1883169v1, whole genome shotgun sequence:
- the stam gene encoding signal transducing adapter molecule 1: protein MPLFTSNPFDQDVEKATSEMNTAEDWGLILDICDKIGQSRTGPKECLRSIMRRVNHKDPHVAMQALTLLGACVSNCGKIFHLEVCSREFASEVSNVLNKGHPKVCEKLKALMVEWAEDFRNDPQLSLISAMIKNLREQGVIFPAVGSQAAEQAKASPALVAKDPATSTNKKEEEDIAKAIELSLKDQRQQQQPQVSLSGLYPSTSSLLTSHKADGRKVRAIYDFEAAEDNELTFKSGEIITILDDSDPNWWKGETYQGVGLFPSNFVTADLTAEPEMMKTEKKTVQFSEDVQVETIEPEPEPVYIDEEKMDQLLQMIQSADPTDDQSDTCELLQLEAACNQMGPLIDQKLEDIDRKHSELSELNVKVMEALSLYAKLMNEDPVYAMYAKLQSQQYYMQTPNASQQVYPGQSTGGQYAMGSTAVPGYNVPMEQLSAMNQTGTPMSGQPAPSDVHMYMGQPPVYSPTPGSMPPTDIQSYQTPAGAPVAMSQTPGYTVPSTQSLPATADNQQTPYPEKALL, encoded by the exons ATGCCTCTCTTCACGTCAAATCCCTTTGATCAAGATGTTG AGAAAGCGACAAGTGAGATGAACACAGCTGAGGACTGGGGCCTCATTTTAGACATTTGTGACAAGATCGGACAGTCTCGCACTGG GCCTAAAGAATGTCTGCGATCTATAATGAGAAGAGTAAATCACAAGGATCCGCATGTTGCAATGCAAGCATTGACG CTACTAGGTGCGTGTGTGTCAAACTGTGGAAAAATATTCCATTTAGAGGTTTGCTCCAGGGAATTTGCTAGTGAAGTTAGCAACGTGCTAAATAAG GGTCACCCAAAAGTGTGTGAGAAGCTGAAGGCTCTGATGGTGGAATGGGCTGAGGATTTCCGTAATGACCCCCAGCTCAGCCTCATATCGGCCATGATCAAGAACCTTAGAGAACAGGGTGTTATTTTTCCTGCAGTGGGCTCTCAG GCAGCAGAACAGGCTAAAGCCAGTCCTGCATTGGTAGCTAAAGACCCTGCAACatcaacaaacaagaaagaagaagaagacattGCTAAAG CTATCGAACTGTCTCTGAAGGACCAGCGGCAACAGCAGCAGCCTCAAGTCTCTCTGTCTGGCCTCTACCCGAGCACCAGCAGCCTCCTCACATCTCACAAGGCTGACGGCAGAAAAGTCAGGGCTATCTATGACTTTGAGGCAGCCGAGGACAACGAGCTCACCTTTAAATCAGGCGAGATCATCACCATCCTGGATGACAG TGACCCTAATTGGTGGAAGGGTGAGACGTATCAGGGTGTTGGGCTTTTTCCATCAAACTTTGTGACCGCGGACCTGACAGCAGAGCCTGAGATGA tgAAAACGGAGAAGAAGACTGTGCAGTTCAGTGAAGACGTCCAGGTAGAGACGATTGAACCCGAGCCAGAGCCTGTCTACATCGATGAG GAGAAAATGGACCAGCTACTTCAGATGATCCAGAGCGCAGATCCAACAGATGACCAGTCAGACACCTGTGAACTTCTCCAGTTGGAGG CTGCTTGCAACCAGATGGGTCCTCTCATTGATCAGAAGTTGGAGGACATTGACAG AAAACACTCAGAGCTGTCCGAGCTGAACGTGAAGGTCATGGAAGCGCTGTCTCTCTATGCTAAGCTAATGAATGAAGACCCAGTATACGCTATGTATGCCAAACTACAGAGCCAGCAATACTACATGCAGACACCAAATGCTTCCCAACAG gtgTACCCTGGCCAGTCCACTGGAGGGCAGTATGCAATGGGCAGCACAGCAGTACCGGGATATAACGTTCCAATGGAGCAGCTTTCTGCAATGAACCAAACAGGAACGCCAATGTCTGGGCAGCCGGCTCCCAG TGATGTCCATATGTACATGGGCCAGCCACCAGTCTACAGCCCGACCCCTGGCAGCATGCCTCCAACTGATATCCAGTCCTACCAGACCCCAGCCGGCGCTCCAGTGGCCATGAGCCAGACCCCTGGCTACACCGTGCCCTCCACCCAGAGTCTCCCTGCTACTGCAGACAACCAACAGACCCCTTACCCTGAGAAAGCCCTCTTATAG